The stretch of DNA gggtcaggAGTGGGGTCAGGAGTGGGGTCAGGAGTGGGGTCAGGAGTGGGGTCAGGAGtgggggaatggggtcaggaatgggggaatggggCAATGGGGTCTGGAGtgggggaatggggtcaggAGTGGGATCAGGAACGGGGGAATGGGGTCAGGAATGGGGTCAGGAGTGGGGTCAGGAGTGGGGTCAGGAGtgggggaatggggtcaggaatgggggaatggggCAATGGGGTCTGGAGtgggggaatggggtcaggagtgggatcaggaatgggggaatggggtcaggAATGGGGTCAGGAGtgggggaatggggtcaggagtgggggaatggggtcaggAATGAGGTCaggaatgggggaatggggCAATGGGGTCTGGAGtgggggaatggggtcaggagtgggatcaggaatgggggaatggggtcaggaatgggggaatgggggaatggggtctgGAGTGGGGTCAGGAgtgggggaatgggggaatggggCAATGGGGTCAGGAGTGGGGTCAGGAGCGGGGGAATGGGGTCaggaatgggggaatggggCAATGGGGTCTGGAGtgggggaatggggtcaggAATGGGGTCAGGAGtgggggaatggggtcaggAATGGGGTCAGGAGtgggggaatggggtcaggagtgggggaatggggtcaggaatggggtcaggaatggggtcaggggggaatggggtctggggggaaatggggtCAGGAATGGGATCTGGAGTAGGGTCAGGAATGGGGtcagggggacacggggtgaAGAATGGGGTCTGGGGgcaatgggatcaggaatggggtCAGGAATGGGGTCAGCAATGGGGTCTGCAGGGGAATTGGGTGGGGTGgtaatggggtttgggggagaaATGGGGTCGGGGGGCtcagagggggtttgggggggctcaggggggtttggggtggctcaggggtttttggggggctcagagggggttttggggagctcgggagggggttttgggggtccccaccTTGGTGATGTCCCCCTGGATCTGCACCACCCCCGGGAGCGGCGCCATGGCCTGGAGATCCACGGCCaccacctgggctggggaccCCTCGGAGCCcctgggggggtcaggggggacTGGgtgccccagtgcccccccagtaCCCCCCCAGTGCCTCCTGggccccccagacccccagtgccccccccagtaactcccagtgtcccccagtgcccccccagtaaccaccagtgcccccccagacccccagtgcccccctgggacccccaacCAAACCTCCCTGAGGCCCCCCCCAGTCCCAAACTGGGATTCCCAGTCTTCCCAGTTCACCCAGTTGGCAGTGCCAGTTCAGTCGGATCCCAAAGCAGgattcccagtgcccccagttgggactcccagtgctcccagtgccagcctAGGACCCCCAAATCAGCACCCCCAGTTTggggctcccagtgctcccagcgcTCCCATTCCCACCTGAGGTGCCGACTCAGCACCTGGCTCCAGCTCCCGGGGGCAGCACAAAGATCCACGGCCCGCTGGACCCCTGGGGCCCAGTTACACCAGTTACACCAGTTACACCAGTTACACAGTGACCCCAGACCCCTGGGGCCCAGTTACACCAGTTACACCAGTTACACAGTGACCCCAGACCCCTGGGGCCCAGTTACACCAGTTACACCAGTTACACAGTGACCCCAGACCCCTGGGGCCCAGTTACACCAGTTACACCAGTTACACAGTGATCCCAGACCCCTGGGGCCCAGTTACACCAGTTACACCAGTTACACAGTGACCCCAGACCCCTGGGGCCCAGTTACACCAGTTACACCAGTTACACAGTGACCCCAGACCCCTGGGGCCCAGTTACACCAGTTACACAGTGACCCCAGACCCCTGGGGCCCAGTTACACCAGTTACACCAGTTACACAGTGATCCCAGACCCCTGGGGCCCAGTTtcaccagtgctcccagtttcaCCAGTGTCTCCAGTGCCCCCAGTtcctccagtgctcccagtgcccccagttcCCCTACTCTCTCCATTCCCCCATTCACCCCAGTCCCCCCATTCCCTcaattcccccattcccccaaTCCTCCCATTCCCCCCAATctcccccagttccccccattcccccactgtacccagtccccccagtgccccccagttcccccagtgccccccagtcccccccattccccagtgccccccagtgctcccagttcccccattccccagtccccccagtccccccagtgccccccattccccagtccccccagtccccccagtgccccccattccccagtgcccccattccccccattccccccagttccccagTACCGTGCAGGAGCTGGAAgcgctgctccagctgcagcagtttgaAGGCGCTGCACgctccccagtgcccccagttcccccattcccccccattccccagttccccccagtgcccccattcccccccattccccccagtgcccccattcccccccattccccccagtgctcccagttccccaGTACCGTGCAGGAGCTGGAAgcgctgctccagctgcagcagtttgaAGGCGCTGCGCgctccccagtgcccccagttcccccccactccccccagttccccccattccccagtgccccccagtgcccccattctccccattccccccagttccccagTACCCCGGAGGAGCTGGAAgcgctgctccagctgcagcagtttgaAGGCGCTGCGCgctccccagtgcccccagttcccccccagtccccccagttccccccattccccagtgccccccagtgcccccattccccccattccccccagttccccagTACCGTGCAGGAGCTGGAAgcgctgctccagctgcagcagtttgaAGGCGCTGCGCGCTctccagtgccccccagtgccccccagttcccccccagtcccccccattccccagtgcccccattccccccattccccccagttccccagTACCCCGGAGGAGCTGGAAgcgctgctccagctgcagcagtttgaAGGCGCTGCACgctccccagtgcccccagttcccccccagtccccccattccccagttcccccagtgcccccattccccccattccccccagttccccagTACCCCGGAGGAGCTGGAAgcgctgctccagctgcagcagtttgaAGGCGCTGCGCGCTCTCCAGCCGCCCTCCTTGGCCAGCCGGTAATAAACGTCCCGCTTGTCCTTGGAGGAGCGGCCCATGGCGGGCGGGGCACCCCAAACCTGCGGGGACACCCCGAAAAAGGGGACACCCTATTAACGGGGGCACCCCGAAACCCGCGGGGGACACCCTATAACGGGGGCACCCTAAAAACAGGGACACCATTAGTGGGGACACCCCGAAACCTATGGGGGGACACTCCAAAAACGGGGACACCCCATTAACAGGGACACCCCGAAACTAacggggacaccccaaaaacggggaCACCATTAACGGGGGGGAACCCAGAAACGGGGGGAACCCATAGACGGGGGGGATCATAAACAGGGGCACCCCATAAACGGGGGCACCCCACAAACGGGGGCACCATAAATGGGGGGGAACCCATAAATGGGGACACCATTAACGGGGACACCCCATAAACGGGGGCACCATAAACAGGGGGAACCAATAAACGGGGACACCGCATAAACGGGGGGAATCCATAAACGGGGGCACCATAAACGGGGGGAACCAATAAACGGGGACACCGCATAAACGGGGGGAATCCATAAACGGGGGCACCCCACAAACGGCACACAAAAATGGGGATGGGGTCCCAGGGAGATCCTGCGTCTCCCACACCCACGGGTTATGGGGGGGGgtgcccaggggctgctcaaaccacaacaaacccCTTAAACCCCATTAATTTAAAACGCGTTACTTCTACATTAATCCTACATTCACCACAAACCTTCACGGAGCCACCGCGCATGCGCCGCCCCGGCCTCAccgcccccccccacccccgccgaCGCGGCGCACGCGCAGCCCCGCCCACCCCGGCGCGCGCggctcccccttcccccctcataACATTcccccccctcacccccctTCGCCCCACCCGGCccctcccgcccgccgccgTACCGGAACGCGCCGGGGAAGGACCGGGGAGCAGCGGCGGGAGGACAGAGGAACGGAGGCGGCGGGAGCGGTGagggcggagcggcggcggcggcgggcgcggggcgggaaGCGTGAGGGGAGGGCGCGCGGGGATGGGGGGGGGAGCTCCTTTTGGCACTGCGCatgcgcggggcggggcgccAGCCCGGCTGGGGTTTCCCGCCTTTTTCTGTGAGGGGAGCGGgggctctcctgctgctcctcggCTGCGCGGGAGCCGTGAGGGGCGGAGGGGCTTCCTCCGTGGTTCCGTGAGCCGAGAATGGGGTTTCTCCCTTTTCCCGTGAGCGGTGGATGggatttcttcccttttttccgTGAGGGACGGAGGagtttcctcccttttcccgTGAGGGGCGGAGGGGCTTCCTCCGTGGTTCCGTGAGCCGAGAATGGGGTTTCTCCGTATTTCCGTGAGCGGTGGATGggatttcttcccttttttccgTGAGGGACGGAGGagtttcctcccttttcccgTGAGGGGTGGAGGGGCTTCCTCCGTGGTTCCGTGAGCGGTGGATGGGGTTTCTCCCTTTTCCCGTGAGGGGTGGAGGGGATTCTTCCGTATTTCCGTGAGCGGAGGATGGGGTTCCTCCGTATTTCCGTGAGGGGTGGGTGggatttcttcccttttcccgTGAGGGGTGGATGGGATTTCTCCCTTTTGCCGTGAGGGATGAAGAGGTTTCCTCACTTTTCCCGTGAGGGTGGAGgagtttcttccctttttccgTGAGCAATGGAAGAATTTACCACCCTTTTCCATGATGGGTGGAGAGGTTTCCTTCGTTTTTCCATGAGCGGTGGAGAGGTTTCCTCCCTTTTGCCGTGAGCGGTGGAGGAGTTTCTTCCTTATTTCTGTGAGCGCTGGAGGgatttcctcccttttcccatgAGGGATGGAGGGGTTTCTTCCCTATTGCCGTGACGGGTGTGGGAgtttcccacctttttttccGTGAGGGAGAGTTTTCCACCCTTTTCCCGTGAGGGCTGCAGGggtttcctccctttttcccgTGAGGGGACAGGAAGTTTCTTCCCTTTATCCCGTGAGGACGGGGGGGGGAAgagttttcctccctttttcctttggCGAAAGGTTGGCTCTCCCTCCCTTTTGCCGTGAGGGGAGAGGATTTTCTCGCCAGGCAGGAACCGTGACGGGAGGGTTTGGGGCGTACTGGGAggtctgtggggtttggggtccatTGTGGGACAAGCTCCCCCCCCCAGGATCTGCAGACACCCCCCGACAGGCTGTTGTCGCGACAGACCCAGCAGAACCGGTACTGCAGTAATAAAACCCCTTTATTTCTCAATATATTGCCCCCAAAAGCCTCCCGCAGGCTGGGAGAGTGTGGGGAggggaacaccccaaaaactAACGGAGGCACCCCAAAAACTGAGGCGAGCACCCCAAAACCCGTGAGGGGCCAAGGGCGCCTTTAAACCTGAGGGGGTCTCCCcgcggggaaactgaggcacgggcGGTTCAAGGCACTTGCGAAGGCGTTTGAGGGAGGGGCAGCTCCTGTGGGACCCCCAGATCTACCCTGCCCCCCTCCCCGGGGGGGACCCAGGCGTCGGGACCCCTCAATAATTAATTTAAGGCTGGGGGTCCCCCTGTGCCGGGGGGGGGAGGTCTCCATTGGGGTTCTTGGCTTGTTCAGGCACCGTCTGGGGACTCTGGAGAGGGGACAAAGTGGGGGGTTAGTTACaccccccggggacccccaaaccctctGGGGATCCCCAAGCCCCCCACAGGGCAGCACCccccttcccagtgctcccagtacacACCAGTGGGGGCGGCGCTGTGGCCCTGCCGCATGGGGAGGGTGATGTAGGCGTCATAGCCCAGCAGGACCCCGGCCAGGATCCCGAACACCTGGGGGGTACAGGGGGTCAGAGACACCCAAACACCCCCTGTgtgccccccaaaaccccccctgcacccccaaaccccctcactCCAACCTGGAGCCAAACAcctgggggggcagggggatcagagacccccaaattccccctgtACGTCCAAACCCTCCTCACCCCGGCCTGGAACCCCAACACCTGGGGGGATCAGagacccccaaattccccctgtacccccaaaccctcctcaCCCCAGCCAGGAGCCCCAAGATTGGGGGAATCAGAGACCCCCCCAAACGCCCCTCATGCCAGATTGGAGCCCCAGCATCTGGGGGGATCAGAGactcccaaaatccacctgtacccccaaacccccctcaCCCCGGCCTGGATCACCAACATCTGGGGGGGATCAGagagccccaaaccccctcacCCTGGTCAGGAGCCCCAACAGCCATGGAGGGGGTcagacccccccaaattccctctcaCCCCTCCCGCGATGCCGGCGCCGTCGCGGTGGCCCACGATGACGATGAGGGAGCAGatgaggaagagcagagcccCGATGAGGCAGCGCATGAAGTCCTGAGGGGCACAGATGGGACCCCTCAgagagaccccccccaaatccttctgggGGGACCCCCCAGGAACCCCCAGACTCTCTGGGGACCTACAATTCCCGGGTTCACTCCCCAGctcaggcactgcagggctTCCCaaccctccccacagccccccagacccctccccagccccccaatGCTCCTCAAACCCCCCGtaatccccccaaatttcccccaaaccccccagtgCTGCTCAACCCCCCAtaatcccccccaaacccctccccagccccccaatTCTCCTCAACCTCCCCATAAtgccccccagacccctccccagccccccaattctcctgcagccccccataactcccccagacccctccccacccccccattgctgctcaaagcccctgtaatcccccccaaacccctccccagccccccaattctcctccagcccccataatccccctgacccctccccagccccccaaatGCCCCCCAGGCCCCCTTGCTCACGGtccagccccagtgcagccCGGTCAGCCGGGGCGGCAGGCGGCAGCTccaggccagcagcaccagggcagcGAACACCATCTGCACGGCCGCCAGCCCCGCGTAGCCCGAGCGCGACGCCCCGAAGCACACCAGGGTCAGCAGGCACAGCACCTGCGGGCACAGCCCCGTGGGATCCCTGCGGCTGCACCCGCAGCCTGCGACCCCCATGG from Vidua chalybeata isolate OUT-0048 chromosome 32, bVidCha1 merged haplotype, whole genome shotgun sequence encodes:
- the PLP2 gene encoding proteolipid protein 2 gives rise to the protein MESSGAQNCPGTCLAFSRTRKGLVLIGEIVLCLLTLVCFGASRSGYAGLAAVQMVFAALVLLAWSCRLPPRLTGLHWGWTDFMRCLIGALLFLICSLIVIVGHRDGAGIAGGVFGILAGVLLGYDAYITLPMRQGHSAAPTESPDGA